In Patescibacteria group bacterium, the sequence GAAACGGGCGTAGAGTTGGGACCGGTATTTCGGTAATTAAAGGTGTTTGCAATAATTGAGCCAGATATTCATCAGTAATTTCTACCAGACTATCCGCCACCAATTTAGCTTCGCTATGAACAATCAATTCGTCCCCTTCTTCCGACACTCGATCCTTAACATTGACTTTGCCTTCGACTAATAAAATCTTGTCTGTCTTCAACAACTCTCCGTGACTATTCATCAGGTTCGGAAAAATAATAACTTCCAGGCTGCCGCTTAATTCTTCCAATCGCATAAAAGCCATCGGCTCGCGATTGCGCGTATTCACTTTTTGTACTTTAGTAACAATTCCCGCCACTTTGATTTTTTTATTGTCCGAAGAATTGTTTAAAGAATTTATTTCCTTGAATCTGCCTTTTAGCTTAGGCATCATTTCTTTTAAGGGGTGTTTGGACACAAAGGTGCCCAAGAGTTCTTTTTCCCAAGCCAGTCTTTCTCTTTCGGTAGATAATTCGCTGTCTCGCAAACTGAAAGTGGGTTTTTGCATTATTTCTTCCCCAAAAATACCGATCTGATTTAGGCTGTGATCTTTATGCACACTGCTCACAAAATCTACCATGGTGTCCACATTATTGAGCAATTGTTTGCGGTCACCAAAATCTTCTAAAGCCCCGGCTTTAGCTAATGACTCTAAAACTTTTTTGTTTAAGCCTTCTTTGGGCACGCGCGTGAGAAAATCAGTTAAACTAGCATAACCACCCTTCTGTTGACGCTCTTCCTCAATAATTTCCGAGACTTTGCGACCAACATTTTTAATCACATTGAGCCCAAACCGGATATTGCCAGTTTCTTTCACTACCGCAAAATCTATAAAGCTTTCATTCACTGACGGTGGCAACACTTTAATGCCGAAGCGCTCGGCTTCCGCAATATCTTTAGCCACTTTGTCTAAATCAGTTTGGTCGGAAGTGAGCAAGGCCGCTAAGAATTCATTGGGATAATGCACTTTTAGATAAGCGGTCCAATAAGCAATCACTGCGTAAGAGGCCGCGTGCGCTTTGTTGAAACCATAATCGGCAAACGGCTTCACGAATTCAAACAACTGCTCGGCAACTTTGTGATCAATGCCATTATCCACAGCTCCTTTAACAAACTTCATCTGCTGTTCAAACAACATCTCTTTTTTCTTTTTGCCGATCGCCTTGCGCAACACATCAGCTTCTCCCAAACTAAACCCACACAGATCTCGAGCAATTTGTAATACCTGTTCCTGATATACAGCAATCCCATAAGTTGCTTTGAGAATCGGTTCCAACTTAGGATGTAAATACTCAATTTTTTTCCGCCCATGCTTCCGATCAATAAAATCCGGGATGAGCGATATGGGGCCGGGCCGGTACAGCGCTACCATAGCAATTAAGTCACCCAAAACGGAAGGCTTTAATTCTTGAAGATTACGCCGCATCCCTTCACTTTCAAATTGGAATACACCCACGGTTTCACCGCGGCTTAATAAATTATAGGTAGCCGCGTCATTGAATAGGATTTGTTCAATAATAATATGTTCTTCTCTGGTCTTCCGAATAATACGCAAAGCATTTTTGATAATAGTGAGGTTCTTTAATCCCAAAAAATCAATTTTCAAAAGCCCGAGTTTTTCAATGGGCCCCATCGAGTATTGGGTAACTAAGGACACTTCCCCTTTCACGGCTCTCTGTAAAGGGGCGTAATTAACCAGTTCCTTGTCCCCAATTACCACTCCCGCCGCATGTGTAGAAGTATGTCGCACTACTCCTTCTAGCTTCTTGGATAGATCAATTAAGCGCTTTATTTTCGGGTCCGCATTATAAAGTTTTTTTAGTTCATCGACTGCCGCCACGGCTTCGTCCAAGCTTAAACCAAACGGAATCAACTTAGCAATATGATCAACGTCGTTATAAACAAACCCCAATACCCGTCCGGTGTCCCGGATGGCCGCTCGTGAGGCCATAGTACCAAAAGTAACAATTTGCGCCACGCGATTTTCACCATATTTTTCCACCACATAGCGGATAACTTCCTCCCGTCTGTCATCGGCAAAATCGATATCAAAATCTGGCATGCTGATACGTTCCGGATTTAAGAACCGTTCGAAAAATAAACCATATTCCAACGGGTTGAGGTCGGTAATATACAGCACATACGACACCATGCTGGCCGCTCCGCTTCCTCGTCCCGGACCCACTACCACGCCATGGTCCCTGGCCCACCTGATTAAGTCTTCGACTACCAAAAAATATGATTCGTAATTCATTTGATTGATCACGCCCAACTCGTACGTAATGCGATCTAAAATATCCTGAGTAGGATGATCGCCAAATCTTTTATTAATACCGATTCTCACTAATTTATCCAGATACTCTTTGTCGGAGGTTTCGCCGGAAGGTAAATCAAATTTTGGTAGAATGATTTTCCCTAATTCTAATTTCACATTGCATTTCTCGGCAATTTTTTCTGTATTCTCAACTGCTTCCGGTACATCCAAAAAGGCTGCTTTAACCACGTCGGGATGTTTAAAATCAAACACATCGGCATGCATATTAAAACGGTTTTCATCGGCCAGCAGCGCCCCTGTTTGCACACACAGAAGCACATCTTGCGCCTCAGCATCTTCCGGCCGCAGATAATGCGCATCACAAGTAGCTACCAGCGGGATGTGCAACTCTTTGGCAATAGTCTTGATGGCCGCATTGGCTTTAATTTGTTCGGGCATACTAAATGGCATCACTTCCAGGTAATAATCTTCACCAAACAGACCTTTGTGCCACTGGGCAATCTTCTTAGCATCTTCTAACCGATCTTCTAAAATAGCCTGGGAAACTTCTCCGGCCAGGCACCCTGACATAGCCACTAACCCTTCCGCATGTTGCGCCAAAAAATCATGGTCAATCCGGGGACGGTAATAATAGCCATCGACATGGGCTTTGGTAGTGATAGTTAGAAGATTGAGATAGCCAGTGTAGTTTTTGGCCAGGAGAGTGAGATGAAAATAACCTTTTCTGCCTGGAGTA encodes:
- a CDS encoding DNA polymerase III subunit alpha, yielding MIHLHVHSHYSLLDGLTKIPDLVAAAKAQGATALALTDHGVMYGIIEFYMECQKAGIKPILGCEVYMAKGSLEEKVATPGRKGYFHLTLLAKNYTGYLNLLTITTKAHVDGYYYRPRIDHDFLAQHAEGLVAMSGCLAGEVSQAILEDRLEDAKKIAQWHKGLFGEDYYLEVMPFSMPEQIKANAAIKTIAKELHIPLVATCDAHYLRPEDAEAQDVLLCVQTGALLADENRFNMHADVFDFKHPDVVKAAFLDVPEAVENTEKIAEKCNVKLELGKIILPKFDLPSGETSDKEYLDKLVRIGINKRFGDHPTQDILDRITYELGVINQMNYESYFLVVEDLIRWARDHGVVVGPGRGSGAASMVSYVLYITDLNPLEYGLFFERFLNPERISMPDFDIDFADDRREEVIRYVVEKYGENRVAQIVTFGTMASRAAIRDTGRVLGFVYNDVDHIAKLIPFGLSLDEAVAAVDELKKLYNADPKIKRLIDLSKKLEGVVRHTSTHAAGVVIGDKELVNYAPLQRAVKGEVSLVTQYSMGPIEKLGLLKIDFLGLKNLTIIKNALRIIRKTREEHIIIEQILFNDAATYNLLSRGETVGVFQFESEGMRRNLQELKPSVLGDLIAMVALYRPGPISLIPDFIDRKHGRKKIEYLHPKLEPILKATYGIAVYQEQVLQIARDLCGFSLGEADVLRKAIGKKKKEMLFEQQMKFVKGAVDNGIDHKVAEQLFEFVKPFADYGFNKAHAASYAVIAYWTAYLKVHYPNEFLAALLTSDQTDLDKVAKDIAEAERFGIKVLPPSVNESFIDFAVVKETGNIRFGLNVIKNVGRKVSEIIEEERQQKGGYASLTDFLTRVPKEGLNKKVLESLAKAGALEDFGDRKQLLNNVDTMVDFVSSVHKDHSLNQIGIFGEEIMQKPTFSLRDSELSTERERLAWEKELLGTFVSKHPLKEMMPKLKGRFKEINSLNNSSDNKKIKVAGIVTKVQKVNTRNREPMAFMRLEELSGSLEVIIFPNLMNSHGELLKTDKILLVEGKVNVKDRVSEEGDELIVHSEAKLVADSLVEITDEYLAQLLQTPLITEIPVPTLRPFQFRGDNLLIKVPRGFDGEKLKTLKGILEKYPGGVNVELEVFAQGQWQKLKTTTKTAQVKELEQELETVLA